In the Haloferula helveola genome, one interval contains:
- a CDS encoding sigma-70 family RNA polymerase sigma factor has protein sequence MKGRRNEEEALQDYVGLIARHQWALRGFILLLMPGSSDVDDVLQETNIVLWQKRKRFKAGTNFLAWATTIARFQVMRYRGIASRVGALPFSDEFVEDMAEELVPQDSKQPIFAALDQCMGKLGEKQRELLMVRYTPGKSIKEHAERLGTSAEVLRVTLHRVRQALKQCIENTLEGQST, from the coding sequence ATGAAGGGCCGCAGGAATGAGGAGGAAGCACTTCAGGACTACGTTGGCCTGATCGCGCGGCACCAGTGGGCGTTGCGAGGCTTCATTCTCCTGCTGATGCCCGGGAGTTCCGATGTGGATGATGTCCTGCAAGAGACGAACATCGTCCTCTGGCAGAAGCGGAAGCGGTTCAAGGCGGGCACGAATTTCCTGGCGTGGGCGACGACGATCGCGCGATTCCAAGTGATGCGTTACCGCGGAATCGCCTCACGCGTGGGCGCTCTGCCGTTCTCGGATGAGTTCGTCGAGGACATGGCGGAAGAGTTGGTGCCACAGGATTCCAAGCAACCGATCTTCGCCGCACTCGATCAATGCATGGGCAAACTAGGCGAGAAGCAACGGGAGTTGTTGATGGTGCGCTACACGCCGGGTAAGTCGATCAAGGAGCATGCCGAAAGGCTCGGCACATCCGCGGAAGTGCTGCGCGTGACCCTGCACCGGGTTCGCCAGGCCCTGAAGCAGTGCATCGAAAACACCCTTGAGGGTCAGTCGACATGA